In the genome of Dickeya fangzhongdai, one region contains:
- a CDS encoding NAD-dependent dehydratase, which produces MRLLLIGATGLVGHQVLLKALADTRITQLVAPVRRALPAHDKLIASPVNFDQLPEDADWWQADAVICTLGTTIKAAGSQAAFYRVDHDYPLTAARLAHAHGTPAYVLNSASGANVSSRFFYNRVKGELERDLAGVGFSSLTLVRPGLIGGERDERRPGEWVAQQALRVLHPLLPLSWRINPAERIADALLAAALNPAAGVRAITSEHLV; this is translated from the coding sequence ATGAGATTATTACTGATCGGAGCAACCGGGCTGGTCGGTCATCAGGTGTTATTAAAAGCGCTGGCCGATACGCGTATTACACAGCTGGTGGCGCCGGTGCGTCGTGCATTACCGGCTCATGACAAACTGATCGCGTCGCCGGTGAATTTTGATCAATTGCCGGAAGACGCCGACTGGTGGCAGGCGGATGCGGTAATTTGCACGCTGGGTACCACCATCAAGGCGGCGGGCAGTCAGGCGGCGTTCTATCGGGTTGACCACGACTATCCGCTGACAGCCGCGCGGCTGGCTCACGCGCATGGCACGCCGGCCTACGTGCTGAATTCGGCGTCGGGCGCCAATGTATCATCACGTTTTTTCTATAACCGGGTGAAAGGCGAGCTGGAGCGGGATCTGGCCGGGGTGGGGTTTTCCTCGCTGACGCTGGTGCGTCCCGGTCTGATAGGCGGCGAGCGTGACGAGCGCCGGCCCGGCGAATGGGTGGCGCAGCAGGCGCTGCGCGTACTACATCCGTTGCTGCCGTTAAGCTGGCGTATTAATCCGGCCGAACGGATTGCGGACGCGTTGCTGGCGGCGGCGCTGAATCCTGCCGCTGGTGTACGGGCGATTACCTCTGAACATCTGGTGTAA
- a CDS encoding flavin reductase family protein, which produces MNSAISPVELAKAYRLVNHGPTVLVSACHNGVDDVMAAAWCCALDFAPPKLTVVLDKATKTRELLENSGYFAIQVPTAAQLELTNQVGSISLRDNPDKLARCQVELFRSDESDVPLVAGCAAWLLCKLIPEPHNQQTYDLFIGEVIGAWADSRVFSHGHWHFEAADPKWRSLHHVAGGHYYAIGDALDAKES; this is translated from the coding sequence ATGAATAGCGCGATTTCACCGGTTGAACTGGCAAAAGCCTATCGGCTGGTTAACCACGGGCCGACGGTGCTGGTATCGGCTTGTCATAACGGTGTGGACGATGTGATGGCGGCGGCCTGGTGTTGTGCGCTGGATTTCGCACCGCCCAAGCTGACCGTGGTGCTGGATAAGGCGACAAAAACACGCGAGCTGCTGGAAAACAGCGGTTATTTCGCCATTCAGGTGCCGACGGCGGCACAGCTGGAACTGACCAATCAGGTCGGCAGCATCAGCCTGCGGGATAACCCGGATAAGCTGGCGCGCTGCCAGGTGGAACTGTTTCGCTCCGACGAATCGGATGTTCCGCTGGTTGCCGGTTGCGCCGCCTGGTTACTGTGCAAACTGATTCCTGAACCCCACAACCAGCAAACCTACGACCTGTTTATCGGCGAGGTCATCGGCGCCTGGGCTGATTCGCGTGTATTCAGCCACGGTCACTGGCATTTTGAAGCCGCCGACCCGAAATGGCGCAGCCTGCATCATGTGGCGGGCGGGCACTACTACGCCATCGGCGATGCGCTGGATGCGAAAGAGTCGTGA
- a CDS encoding phage tail protein — MQKKSPGGEWPLPAFYFSVNIDNSGDDQAFQEVSGIESRIETEPFTEGGNNSVYYLPTAVKQGPLTLRRGLSPADSPLVRWCKSCFEGQLNRPIVTKEVSVSLLDEQGDPLRIWLFYNAYPISWRIDRFHAARNDVAIEEIVLCFSRSKRKQ; from the coding sequence ATGCAAAAAAAATCGCCCGGCGGCGAATGGCCGCTACCCGCGTTTTATTTCAGCGTGAATATCGACAACAGCGGCGACGACCAGGCTTTTCAGGAAGTGTCCGGCATCGAATCGCGCATTGAAACCGAACCGTTCACCGAAGGCGGCAATAACAGCGTTTATTATCTGCCGACCGCGGTGAAACAGGGGCCGTTGACGCTGCGCCGCGGCCTCAGCCCTGCCGACTCGCCGCTGGTGCGCTGGTGCAAAAGCTGTTTCGAAGGACAGCTTAACCGCCCGATCGTCACCAAAGAGGTGAGCGTCAGTTTGCTGGATGAACAGGGCGACCCCTTGCGGATCTGGCTGTTTTATAACGCCTATCCGATCAGTTGGAGAATCGATCGCTTCCACGCCGCCCGTAATGACGTGGCGATTGAAGAGATCGTCCTGTGTTTCAGTCGTTCCAAACGCAAACAGTGA
- a CDS encoding phage tail sheath family protein → MGVMKTPGVYIVEKNAFPNSVVEVATAVPAFIGYTEKAENGGVSLRNKAWRITSMSDFRHYFGGAPLHKFDIVEKTDTVLGDAAFSQAGKTYALTQANTRYLLYYSMLFFFQNGGGPCHIVSVGGYQDAIDADTLKNGITPLLKEPEPTMVLTPEAVCLKEDDCINVQQAVLAHCGGTMKNRVAILDVWEGYKDRQDPSGDCIATFRSKLGINYLDYATAYYPWLNTSIIQDSDISFANINNPDILTTVLNAEIAGAFKDLDGLSAEQLNSGGNKLKAAKKQQMLDEVAKLTVDQSEAEKTLLHKILFSISPIYKSVLENIRRQQNLLPPAASMAGIYTMVDNARGVWKAPANVSLNAVVSPSVNISADEQEDLNVTTQGKSINALRTFTGEGTLVWGARTLDGNSLDWRYVNVRRTMIMLEESIKQAAKAYVFEPNTANTWVSMESMIENFLFGIWKRGGLAGASPEDAYSVDVGLGKTMTPQDILEGILRITVLVAISRPAEFIEITFQQQMQKS, encoded by the coding sequence ATGGGTGTAATGAAAACCCCAGGCGTTTATATTGTTGAGAAAAATGCCTTCCCCAATTCAGTGGTGGAAGTCGCCACTGCGGTGCCGGCATTTATCGGTTATACCGAAAAAGCGGAAAATGGCGGCGTATCGCTACGCAATAAAGCATGGCGTATTACTTCCATGTCGGATTTTCGCCATTATTTCGGCGGCGCGCCGCTGCATAAATTCGATATCGTCGAAAAAACCGACACGGTATTAGGCGACGCCGCGTTCAGTCAGGCCGGCAAAACCTATGCCCTCACCCAGGCCAATACCCGCTACCTGCTGTATTACAGCATGCTGTTCTTTTTCCAGAACGGCGGCGGCCCCTGCCACATCGTTTCGGTGGGCGGCTATCAGGACGCAATCGACGCCGATACTCTGAAAAACGGCATCACGCCGCTGCTCAAGGAGCCGGAACCGACGATGGTGCTGACGCCTGAAGCGGTATGCCTGAAGGAAGACGACTGCATCAATGTGCAGCAGGCGGTGCTGGCTCACTGCGGCGGCACAATGAAAAACCGCGTCGCCATTCTCGACGTCTGGGAAGGCTATAAAGACAGGCAGGACCCCAGCGGCGATTGCATCGCTACCTTTCGTTCCAAGCTGGGCATCAACTACCTGGACTACGCCACCGCGTACTACCCGTGGCTGAACACCTCGATCATTCAGGACAGCGACATCAGCTTCGCCAATATCAATAACCCGGACATCCTGACCACGGTGCTGAACGCCGAGATCGCCGGGGCGTTCAAAGATCTGGACGGGCTGAGCGCCGAGCAGTTGAACAGCGGCGGCAACAAGCTGAAGGCGGCCAAAAAGCAGCAGATGCTGGACGAAGTCGCCAAACTGACGGTAGATCAGAGCGAAGCGGAAAAAACGCTGCTGCACAAGATCCTGTTCTCCATCAGCCCCATCTACAAAAGCGTGCTGGAAAACATCCGGCGCCAGCAGAACCTGCTGCCGCCCGCCGCGTCGATGGCGGGCATCTACACCATGGTCGATAACGCCCGCGGCGTGTGGAAAGCCCCGGCCAACGTCAGCCTGAACGCGGTAGTTTCCCCCAGCGTCAACATCAGCGCCGACGAGCAGGAAGACCTGAACGTCACCACCCAGGGCAAATCCATCAACGCGCTGCGCACCTTCACCGGCGAAGGCACGCTGGTGTGGGGCGCCCGCACGCTGGACGGCAACAGCCTCGACTGGCGCTACGTCAACGTGCGCCGGACCATGATCATGCTGGAAGAATCCATCAAACAGGCCGCCAAAGCCTACGTGTTCGAACCCAACACCGCCAATACCTGGGTATCGATGGAAAGCATGATCGAAAACTTTCTGTTCGGGATCTGGAAACGCGGCGGGCTGGCGGGCGCGTCGCCGGAAGACGCCTACAGCGTGGACGTCGGGCTCGGCAAGACCATGACGCCACAGGACATTCTGGAAGGGATCCTGCGCATTACGGTGCTGGTGGCGATCAGCCGCCCGGCCGAATTTATCGAAATTACCTTCCAGCAGCAGATGCAGAAATCCTGA
- a CDS encoding DUF4255 domain-containing protein, giving the protein MIHASLNYLARQLNQYLKNILNRHDDVVVIANPADDDGKMFPLAKNKLVVFLSNIERETLTHRGNAANPGNRFAVATPPLYVRVSMVVAANFTGAQYAEGLQVIAHAMAFLHKNAQLNRYNAPDMDEAIEQILLEMDSLPRHELGNMWNMLGIRYLPSAVYRLRVRIADSQAIQSQSEGVGQLHTVVTKDYVTKD; this is encoded by the coding sequence ATGATTCACGCCTCTCTCAATTATCTCGCAAGACAACTGAATCAATACCTGAAAAACATCCTGAATCGGCATGACGATGTCGTAGTGATAGCTAACCCGGCCGATGACGATGGCAAGATGTTTCCGCTGGCGAAAAATAAGCTGGTGGTATTTCTGTCGAATATTGAAAGGGAAACGCTGACGCACCGGGGCAATGCCGCCAATCCCGGTAACCGCTTCGCAGTCGCCACGCCGCCGTTATACGTTCGGGTTTCCATGGTGGTGGCGGCGAATTTTACCGGCGCGCAATACGCGGAGGGATTACAGGTAATTGCGCATGCGATGGCGTTCCTTCATAAGAACGCCCAGCTTAACCGTTATAACGCCCCAGATATGGACGAGGCAATTGAGCAAATATTATTGGAAATGGACAGCCTGCCGCGCCATGAGCTTGGAAATATGTGGAACATGCTGGGAATCCGCTATTTGCCGTCCGCCGTGTATCGCCTGCGGGTGAGAATCGCCGACAGTCAGGCGATTCAGTCTCAGTCGGAAGGCGTCGGGCAGTTGCATACTGTCGTGACAAAGGATTACGTGACAAAGGATTAA
- a CDS encoding phage tail protein, translated as MADDGSAQSSTVWPMPKFHFEVKWDGGAGASMVASFQEITGLDIEAQIIEYRAGNSPVFSTIKMPGIIKSGNVTLKKGIFVKDNNFYDWFSKIKMNTIARTAVTINLLDESGSPAMTWKLKNAWPTKVSGTDLKSDGNEVAIETIELAHEGLEVAV; from the coding sequence ATGGCAGATGACGGTTCCGCTCAGTCAAGCACCGTATGGCCGATGCCCAAATTTCACTTTGAAGTGAAATGGGACGGCGGCGCGGGCGCCAGCATGGTGGCGTCGTTTCAGGAAATTACCGGCCTGGATATCGAAGCCCAGATTATTGAATACCGCGCCGGCAACAGCCCGGTATTTTCCACCATCAAGATGCCCGGCATTATCAAATCCGGCAACGTGACCCTGAAAAAAGGCATTTTCGTCAAAGACAATAACTTCTACGACTGGTTCTCGAAAATAAAGATGAACACCATCGCCCGCACCGCCGTCACCATCAATTTGCTGGATGAAAGCGGCAGCCCGGCTATGACGTGGAAGCTGAAAAATGCCTGGCCGACCAAAGTCAGCGGCACGGATTTGAAATCAGACGGCAATGAAGTGGCGATTGAAACCATCGAGCTGGCGCACGAAGGGCTGGAAGTCGCGGTATAA
- a CDS encoding peptidoglycan-binding protein: MQKLTIRTLDKKQQFDVMLNPAGIRHEHGINYTNRSAAGNRALGSLAPRLGFASYQSETLSFEMMIDGTGVVEQPQKADVAGQITQLKNVVYRYVGDKHEPSVVVLTWGTLSFKGRLTRLAIRYSLFDAAGAPLRATVELRFDNYLDSNEQALRANRSSPDLTHSVVVKQGDTLPQLCQAIYQDSAYYVAVARYNNLTSVRHIVPGTRLYFPPLA; the protein is encoded by the coding sequence ATGCAGAAGCTGACTATCCGCACCCTCGACAAAAAACAGCAATTTGACGTGATGCTCAACCCCGCCGGCATCCGCCATGAACACGGCATCAATTACACCAACCGGTCAGCCGCGGGCAATCGCGCGCTCGGCAGCCTGGCGCCGCGGCTCGGTTTCGCCAGCTATCAGAGCGAAACGCTCAGCTTCGAAATGATGATTGACGGCACCGGGGTGGTGGAGCAGCCGCAAAAAGCGGACGTCGCCGGTCAAATCACCCAGCTTAAAAACGTGGTGTACCGCTATGTCGGCGACAAGCACGAACCCAGCGTGGTGGTGCTGACCTGGGGCACGCTGTCGTTCAAAGGGCGGCTGACCCGCCTCGCCATCCGCTATTCGCTGTTCGACGCCGCCGGCGCGCCGCTGCGCGCCACCGTCGAGCTGCGTTTTGACAACTATCTGGACAGCAACGAGCAGGCGTTGCGCGCCAACCGCTCTTCGCCCGACCTCACCCACAGCGTGGTGGTGAAACAGGGCGATACCCTGCCGCAGCTGTGCCAGGCGATCTATCAGGACAGCGCCTATTACGTGGCGGTGGCCCGTTACAACAATCTGACCAGCGTGCGTCACATTGTGCCGGGCACTCGCCTCTACTTTCCCCCACTGGCCTAA